GTCCCATTAGTTTTGACTCCTTCCAAAAATAAAATATAAAATTGGGCCTATTAAATTGACGGCTATAATAATAAGTACCCACAACCATTTCGGTCCATTAGTCTGTTCCTGCCTAACACAGTCAATAAGAGCTATGAGTACTAAAATAAATTGAAGAGCTATAATTGGAACTAATAATGTCCAATTAATCTCGTGTAGAATTTCCATTACTTCAGTCATTTTTTTCCCCTCCACCCTTCTTTTCAGGAAGTAAAATCGTTGAAAGTGTTCGCTTTCTTGCATTAGGACTCATATTATTTCCATATCGTTTTATAAGCTCACTAAATTCAAGCGTAAAGGACTGAAATTCTTCATCCGTCAATGCCAATTCTATTTGTGAATAACCAAATCCATCTTGCTCCATGTTGACATCACCTTCAAGATAATCATCAAATTGTTTTAAAATCATTGCAAAATACCTCAAAAAATAGCGCTGATGTTCTTCTTTCGTAATAGCCTCCGCTTCCTCAGCAGAAATAATAGCTGCTCCCTCCATTAATTCATACGTTTTCTCAACGGCTCCTCGCACTTGCCGTTCTTCTTTTATACGAATAATGTGATGATCTTTTAATAAATTTAGATGACGATATAGAGTTGCCTGTGCTACCCCCTCCATGTCGTTAAGCAGCTCCTGCACTGTCATAGGCTTCTTAACTAACGATTTAATGAGCTGCATCCGTATTGGATGTAACACGACATCAATTTTCCGTTGCTTCATAGTCTCCTCCATTATCAATAATTATAATATTATCATTTATGATAATATTATATCATAATTACCTTTCTTGACAATCCCATCTTTACTCATGATCATCTCAAGTATCTTTTTAAAAGTATTCCAGCTAGGTGAATACTTCATATAACTTAGAGGCATCTCATTTAACTAAAAGATGAGACTTTATGCATATGGAACCTCTTATACTCGAACCTGTCTTCTAAATAAAGAAAAAATTACTAATCAAATTAAAGGTGTATGGCTAGTAATACTTTTTTAAGCTAGCATTTATTCATCTGAAAAAAATTAAATACATTTTCTCGCACTAACGTTCACTTGTGAGTTAAACTTAAGGAGAGTATCGTTTAATGAATTAAATTAAAAAGACTTTTTCAAATAAAATGAAACTTTTTAATTGATTCGTTCGTACACCCTATTAGACATTCTTTTGGAGGTTATCTTATGAAAAAATCATTATTAACAAGTTTATCAGCAGTTACCTTACTAAGCTTAGCAGCATGTGGTGATACCACATCGGACGATGGGCTTAGCGTAGAAGAGATTTTAAGTAAGTCAATTTCTACAATGGAAGAACTAGACTCCTACACTTTATCAATGGAAATGGCCCAAACATTAGAAGGAGAAAATGAAGAAGGCGAGCTTGAATCAATGAGTTTTGATTCTACTTCTGAAGTATCGTTAACGTTAGAGCCTATGACGATGGAAATAGTTACTCGTATGGATATGGGTGATTTAGGTCTTGGAGAAGATACGAATATGGAATTTTTATCGTATTTCACTGAAGATGACGGCTTTTATATTGAGGATCCCACTTTAGGTGGATGGGTGAAAATGGGGGACGATTTCTCAGATGATCTTATGGCAATATCAGAAATGCAAACAAGTCCTGAAGATCAATTAAAATCCTTTGAAGATAATATTACTAACCTTTCAGTAGAAACAACTGACACGTCTTATATCATCTCATTAGACGGTGACGACTTAGACATGAATGAATTTTTAGATCAGATTGGTGACTTAGGATTTGACGATATGGGTCTTGGCATGGATGAATTAACTGAGATGGACATGGATATAGAAAATATCTCTTACAAGATTACCGTTGATAAAGAGACGTTTTATCAAACAGAAGCCAATATTGATATGACTTATAACATGACGATAATGGAAGAAACAATCTCCACTAATCAACAAATTCACATGTTGTTAAGTGACTTTAATAACATTGATCCAATCCAAATTCCTGAGGACGTTCTTGAAGAAGCAGAAGAGCTAAACTTTTAAGGCACATTATAACCCTGTAAGGACCGATTGCATTAAATGCAATCGGTCTTTTTTATAATCGTAAAAATGAGTCTACGGTCACTATGTTTCTCGAACGATTACGGCTAATATTAGCAAAGTATGTTCTATATAACGCAATACACATTTTTTGGAGGTTATCTTATGAAAAAATCATTATTAACAAGTTTATTAGCAATTACCTTACTAAGCTTAACAGCTTGTGGGGACACCACATCGAACGACGGGCTTAGTGTAGAAGATATTTTGAAGGAGTCTATTTCTACCATGGAAGAACTGGACTCTTACACGTTAGCGATGGATATGTCACAAGTTATAGAAGAGGAGAATGAAGAAAGCGAGCTTGAATCAATAAACTTTGATTACACTTATGACATAGCATTAACGTTAGAGCCTACGACAATGGAAATGGTCATTCGGGCGGATATGGGTGAATTAGGTAACGGAGAGTATTTAGTTTATCTCACTGAAGATGACGGTTTCTATATAAAAGAGCCTACAGCAACAACCTGGTTGAAAATGTCGGACGATTTCTCAGATGGCCTTATGACAATGACAGAAATACAAAGAAATCCTGAGAATCTTTTAAAATCGTTCGAAGAGAATTTGACATACCTTTCAGTTGAAACAACTGATTCGTCTTATATAATCTCATTAGACAGTGGTGATTTAAATAAGGAAGAGATTTTAGACCAATTTGAAGATTTAGGGTTTGACGATATGAGCCCTTTAAATGAAATGGATATGGATATAGAAAATATTTCTCATAAGGTTACCATTGATAAAGAGACGTTTTATCAAACAGAAATCGATATTGAGATGACTTTTAACATGACGATCATGGGAGAGATTAGCTCCATCGATCAACAACTGCATATGGTATTAAGTAACTTTAATAACACTGATCCGATCCAAATTCCTGAGGACGTTCTTGAAGAAGCAGAAGAGTTGGACTTTTAAGTGACCATAAAACGAACCTTCAATCAGTGGGAGCTTTCGCTCTTCCCTCACTGATTGAAGGTAGTTGAGTGAATTAGGACATTAGCGGCCGTTATCTCCCGCCTAAATAGCTTTAGCTCTGCGCTCTATTTTGAGCCGTTTTTTTTTACGAAAGCTTATCTGTGATAAAACACTGTAAAGGACCGATTATTGTGATGCAATCGGTCCTTTTAATAATAAAACCCATTATTCTGTCAAACATCGTTACATTTGTGAATTTTTCGTAAAAATGAGTCTACAGTCACTATGTTTCTTATTTAATTCTAGCTAATATTAGCAAAGTATGTTCTATATAACGCAATACACAATTTCTATGGAGGCCTAACAACTATGAAAAGACTGACACTTTTAAGCTTTACTGCAATTATCCTTACAACTTTAACAGCATGCAAGGAATTAACTTTGGAGGAAGTCTTAGCTGAATCACTTTCAGCTACCGAATCCTTACAATCGTTTCAGACGACTATTGACGTTTCCAAAGGGCTCATTATGGAAGATCAACACGATATGTCCTTAACACATACCCAGACATCTGTGACTTATGATCCATTAACATTGGAAGTTCATTCAGAGATTGGTGGGGAAGATGGTGTTGACTATGTTACCCACTTCTCAGAGGAAGACGGTTTCTATTTTAAAGAAACAACGACTGACCAGTGGGGTAAACTTTCTGATGACCTTGTGGAAACCTTTGTTACGGCACCAGCATTTCATACGGGAGCAACAACTGAGACATTAAATTTCCTTGAAAGCCAGTTACCTCACTTGACAATGGAGGAGACCGATACGTCATATATCATTTCTTTACAGGAAGATGAATTAAACACTGATGAATTCCAAAAACACCTAGAAGAATTAGAATTTTATAATATGGAGTTAGGGGTTCTAAATGGTATTTCCGATTTAGAAGACATCACATACACGATTACAATTGATAAGGAAACGTACTATCAAACTGATATTAATATTGAAATGAAAATGATGATTGACATTATTGAAGTCAGTCAAATGATCACAATAAGTCTTAACGATTTTAATAACATTGACCCGTTGGAAATTCCTGAAGAGATTAAAGAAAATGCCACTCACATTGATTATTAATTAGCACTGTACCTATTGTGAGGTTACTCCTGCTTATCGTAATTCAATATAGCTAAAAGGCCCTGTTGTAAGTATACAACAGGGCCTGTCTAATATTTCAATATGAGCAAGATTATAAATTTAAAACTAATACTTTATCACGGAGCATAGAATCAATGCTTCGCCCAATACCTTGAACACCTTGACCTGAATTTTTAACCCCCAGGAATGGGAAATGATCAGGACCACGAGACGTCTTACCATTCACTTGAACTGTTCCCACATTTAATTTATCGGCAATTGTAAAAGCATTCTCAAAGTTTTTAGTGAAAATACTTGCTTGTAAACCATACTGGTTACGCTTTTCTAAATCGATAGCCTCTAGCTCATTTTCCACACGCATGATAGGAATAACTGGACCAAATTGCTCTTCCCACGCTAGCTCCATGTCCTCAGTAACATTATCTAATACCGTTGCACCTAAAAGGTTCTCATTACGAATTCCTTCTGTAACAACGGTTGCACCTTTTTCCTTTGCATCGTCAATCAAGGACACAACAAAGTCTGCTGATTTTTGATCGATCATAGGGGTAATGTCTGCATTTTCACTTGATTTACCTACTTTTAATGTTTCAACTTTATCTTTAATTTTACTAACTAGTTCATCAGCTACACTATTCATAACCATCACACGTTTAATTGCCGTACAACGCTGACCTGAATAGCTTAAAGCTCCTCCAACAATTTCCTTCGCAGTTTTTTCTAAATCTGCATCTTCTAAAACAATTGCAGGATCTTTACCACCTAATTCAAGCACAACTGGAATCATTGAGGCCTGTTTAGCGATATGTTGACCAGTTCCAGTCCCTCCAGTGAAAGTAATCATATCAATAGATGGGTGTGTAACAACAAAATCTCCAATAACAGAACCTCGTCCTGTTACAACATTTAACACCCCTTTTGGTAACCCTGCTTTAACAAGTGCTTCAACCATTAATAAACCGCTGATAGCTCCTTGGGTTGCTGGCTTAAACACCACTGTATTCCCTGTAATTAAAGCTGGCGCAATTTTAGATGCTGCTAGGTTAACAGGGTAGTTAAATGGAGATATTGCAAGGACAACCCCATGAGGCACCTTTTGTACCATTGCCTTTGTTGCTTTAGAAGCACCAGGGAATGCATCTCCTTGAATAAAGCTACCGTGAGTTCGTAAGCCCTCCTCTGCTGTATGTCGAATGAGTTGCGCTGTACGCTTAACTTCACTTTTAGCCGCAGATAACGTTTTACCTACTTCTAAATGTATCTTCTCTCCAATTTCATCTGTCATTTTTTCTAACTCTTCCGCCCAGCGATGGAGAAGCTCAGAACGTTCGTGTCCTTCTGTCGCTTCCCAGTTCTCTTGAACATCAGAGGCACTTTTCACTGCTTGATCTACCTCATCTTGACTCATTGCTGGAACCGCCCCTACTACAGCACCATCATCTGGAGACTTAATTTCTACAGTCTCTCCAGTTGTACTTTCTTTCCATTCATTATTAAAAAGGTAAGGATATACTTTCTTATCTTGTCGTAAACTCACGAAGATCACTCCATTTCTTTAAAGTATGAAAGTGTATTTACTTTCATTGTTACTTATTAAAACATGTGAAAACACTTACAAACAACCATTGTGCTCAAAATGTTTTAAAATAATCAGAAAATATCGACTTCAGAAACCTTTAAAAACATTTTTTAGAAATAAAGGGGTGAATTGTTATTATAAGGAACTTCAAAATCTTTAAATAACCCCTTGTAAAAATGATGGCAACTACCTTACATATCCTTCCCAACAATTACTTCTGTCATTGCAATAAAAATTAAAAAAGCTTCCTTTTATAAAGGAAGCATACTCTTATAAGTATGGTGAGCCATGGAGGATTCGAACCTCCGACCCTCTGATTAAAAGTCAGATGCTCTACCAGCTGAGCTAATGGCTCATAGTTATAATTCTATGATAACTGTTATCTATAACAGTTGTATTGAAAATGATTAACTGGTAATTCGTTCGTTTATTGCTCCGTATTATCGCCGTAAAAAGACAAAAATTTAGTGACAAAAAAAGTGGAAGTAGAACTCATTATTTAAAGATTTTTAATACTTATGGAATTCATTTCTGACTATATCACTATACCAAAATCATATAAAAAAAGTCAATAAGAATTCCTCTAACACATTCACTTTTATCCACTCAGCACACTCTAATTCATAATCAGTTAAATAAGCTCTTTTGCGTTCTTTTATACTAATTTTTATGTTAGTAATTGCTTTGTGCTCCTTCTCAACCAACAAACGTGCTACTTACTTTCATAATTATCAAGAGAGACTTGAATGTCTATATTACAAGAGCAAAGATTATTATAAAAATGCCGATCGCCACCACACTACCTGCCAGACCCACAAAAATAAACTTTCGATCTTTACGTACAACCCCTCCAATACTTATTACAACACTTGCGCAGAGCAATAAAAATACTAGCATAATACTTCCCATATAATCCCTCCTTAACTATTATTAAAAATATACTTCATACGCTTACACTTTTTTCGGCCCTACTCTGAAAGTCCTTTTGAACGTGTCGTCGCACACGATCTAATGCCCAACAATATAGCGACAGAAGTGGAAGCGATCCGCGACAATGACGAGACAACCTATTCCTTTAGATTTAAATGAATATCTCATGTTCATCACGACCATTTCGGAATGTCTCCCTTTTTTCCTTAAATAGCTTCTCAATGTTTTTACAGAACAGTCGTAGTATATCCTCCAACAGTTTCCTGTTTTTACATCAGATATGACAACTTGGTATTTTTCTTTTTCATCAAAATGACTTAGTCCAATCACACATCATATATCACAAACTGTAATAACACATTATCTGAGGAAATTATATCTAAACAAAAACCCGCAAAAGACTAATGCTTTCGCGGGTTTCACACTGAGTTAATAACTCACAGTTTATTTAACTAAAGGTATTGTATTAAAAATAGATAAATAATGGTGACCCGTACGGGATTCGAACCCGTGTTACCGCCGTGAAAGGGCGGTGTCTTAACCACTTGACCAACGGGCCAAACAAAAAAGTGGCGGAGAAGGAGGGATTTGAACCCTCGCGCCGTTTACACGACCTACACCCTTAGCAGGGGCGCCCCTTCAGCCACTTGGGTACTTCTCCTTAATGGCTCCACAGGTAGGAT
The genomic region above belongs to Bacillus sp. A301a_S52 and contains:
- a CDS encoding helix-turn-helix domain-containing protein, which produces MKQRKIDVVLHPIRMQLIKSLVKKPMTVQELLNDMEGVAQATLYRHLNLLKDHHIIRIKEERQVRGAVEKTYELMEGAAIISAEEAEAITKEEHQRYFLRYFAMILKQFDDYLEGDVNMEQDGFGYSQIELALTDEEFQSFTLEFSELIKRYGNNMSPNARKRTLSTILLPEKKGGGEKND
- a CDS encoding NADP-dependent glyceraldehyde-3-phosphate dehydrogenase, translating into MSLRQDKKVYPYLFNNEWKESTTGETVEIKSPDDGAVVGAVPAMSQDEVDQAVKSASDVQENWEATEGHERSELLHRWAEELEKMTDEIGEKIHLEVGKTLSAAKSEVKRTAQLIRHTAEEGLRTHGSFIQGDAFPGASKATKAMVQKVPHGVVLAISPFNYPVNLAASKIAPALITGNTVVFKPATQGAISGLLMVEALVKAGLPKGVLNVVTGRGSVIGDFVVTHPSIDMITFTGGTGTGQHIAKQASMIPVVLELGGKDPAIVLEDADLEKTAKEIVGGALSYSGQRCTAIKRVMVMNSVADELVSKIKDKVETLKVGKSSENADITPMIDQKSADFVVSLIDDAKEKGATVVTEGIRNENLLGATVLDNVTEDMELAWEEQFGPVIPIMRVENELEAIDLEKRNQYGLQASIFTKNFENAFTIADKLNVGTVQVNGKTSRGPDHFPFLGVKNSGQGVQGIGRSIDSMLRDKVLVLNL
- a CDS encoding PLDc_N domain-containing protein is translated as MEILHEINWTLLVPIIALQFILVLIALIDCVRQEQTNGPKWLWVLIIIAVNLIGPILYFIFGRSQN